In Benincasa hispida cultivar B227 chromosome 8, ASM972705v1, whole genome shotgun sequence, the sequence TTAATGTCTGCCCCGCCCCGACCGCAGTGGCGATCGTTGAGGAATCAATGATGGATGTAGATGACAAGCTCACCTCTGTAAACACTGATGCTGCTGATGCAAATGAAGAAATGGAAGTGTGTGATGTTAAAGAAGAGAAGGATTTGAGCTGGGAAGCTAGCCAAGAGGCAGATGGAAATGAAGAACTTGAAGTGAGTGATATCAAAGAAGAGAAGTTGAATTTGAGCAGAGCAAACAGCCAAAAGGATATTGCTGAGAGAACTGATGATTTTGTTTCCCAAGTTGCTGCAACTGTTCAAGAAGTGCCTGCATCGGAATTACCAAATGTTGTATCAAAGCCATTACCGCCTCTACCCGTGGTGGCTCCCCCTCCCCTGGCACCGCCTGCACGTGCTCCGCAACCCTCTGTAGTCATCCTGCAACTGCCAACACCACCAGCATTTCCTCCACCTCCACCACCTCCACCACCACCAATGATGCAACAAAGTGCAGTATTCGCTCAACAACTTTCACAGCCACCTCCTCCACTACCGCCACCAATGATGCAACAAAATGAAGTATTAGCACTTTCACAGCCACCTCCTCCTCCACCACCACCAATGATGCAACGAAATGAAGTATTAGCACTTTCACAGCCACCTCCACCACCACCAATGATGCAACAAAATGAAGTATTAGCACTTTCACAGCCACCTCCTCCACCACCACCAATGATGCAACAAAATGAAGTATTNGCCACCTCCTCCACCACCACCAATGATGCAACAAAATGAAGTATTAGCACTTTCACAGCCACCTCCTCCTCCACCACCACCAATGATTCAACAAAATGAAGTATTGGCTCAACAAATTCCACAGCCACCTGCTCCACCATCACCACCACCAATGATGCAACAAAATGCAGCATTGGCTCAACAACTTTCACAGCCACCTCCTCCACCACCTTTGCCTCAGATGAAAGAACAGCCTGCTGCAGCAGCAGCGCCTGTTGCGCCTCCTCCACCCCCACAATTGTTAAAGGTAATCGAAACGGTGATCAAAGTTGGCgtaccaccaccaccaccaccaccatcaAACGTTACTGGAACAACGGTGAGAGCAGGCATACCGCCACCTCCACCAATGGCACCCTCGAACGGGGGTGCAGCTCCAGCACCCCCTCCTCCAATGGCCCAAGGCAATGGCTTTGCTCCACCACCACCTCCTCCAGGTGGTGCACTTCGATCCTTGCGCCCCAAGAAGACCTCTACTAAACTGAAGAGATCTCATCAATTGGGAAATCTTTACCGGACACTCAAAGGGAAGGTGGAGGGATCCAACCAAAATCTTAAATCGGCTAACGGAAGAAAAGGCAGCGTCGGGAGCAGTACCGGAGGAAAACAAGGAATGGCTGACGCATTGGCAGAGATGACAAAAAGGTATAAGCTTCTCTTTTGTAAAGTGCACAACAAATGTAATAGTAGAATTAACATCTTAAAGAAACAGAGGACTGCAATATGAAGCATCCACATAAATGTTGTTTCTTTTGGGGTTGTTTCAGATCAGCATACTTTCAGCAAATTGAAGATGACGTTAAAAAACACGCAAAATCAATCACAGAGCTTAAATCTTCCATTTCATCTTTCCAGTCATCAGACATGAACGACGTACTCATTTTCCATAAGCAAGTGGAATCAGTACTAGAGAATTTAACTGATGAATCACAGGTTTGTACAAATTCTGCCATTTCCAAGTTTCTGATCATTGGTTTCAAACTGTTATTCAAAAGAATAGGCTGCACTTTCTCATTATTGAAGGTACTAGCAAGATTTGAAGGATTTCCTACAAAAAAGTTGGAAACTATGAGAATCGCAACAGCTTTATATTTAAAGTTAGATGCAATTGTTCATCAACTACAGAATTGGAAGTTTGTTTCTCCCATGGGACAGCTTCTCGACCGAGTTGAAAGTTACTTCTCTAAGGTAGATTTGAAATGCCTATTTAGATTTGTTAAAGCACTGAGGATTGAATTTACTATATCTCATCAGCCTCAGCATGTTGCACCATGTCATATATGAACCATTGCTTTTGCCTCTgctatgaacctacagatcaaaGGAGAAGTTGATGCACTCGAACGAACCAAGGACGAAGAATCAAAGAGATTCCGGAGTCATGGTATTCAATTTGATTTCAGTGTCTTAATACGGATCAAGGAATCAATGGTGGATGTTTCTTCCAGCTGCATGGAGTTGGCTCTGAAGGTGGCCTCCCCAACTTTATTACTCAATCAAAAGTTAACTGATCAGCCAAATAGTAACTTCATTTATGTggttgatttatatatataggaaAAGAGAGAGTTGAAAGCAGCAGCAGCAGAGAAGACACAAAATGGAGGCCGGTCCGAAAATTCGAATAAGGCATATTCTAAGATGCTATGGAGGGCATTTCAATTCGCATACCGAGTTTACACGTTTGCCGGTGGACACGACGACCGTGCTGATAGGCTGACCAGAGAATTGGCTCTAGAAATAGAGAGTGAATCTCTTCACCTATGATTCTCTCCTATCTCTTTTGAAGTTGTTTTcctctcctttcttcttctttttggatgcaagagaaaaaaagaaaaaaaaaattaaaaacactGAACCATGTGAGATCAGTGGTTGGTTTTACACCATATCTAGCATTTTACTGTGTGGAATGGTATATTTGAGTAATGTTTGGCACTTATGTTGAATTGCTTAACCTTTTTTCCTCTATCTGGATAGGACCTGTAAAACTGATGTAATTAAATGAGTTTTTATGATGCCATGCATACATATATAGAATATATAtacaacttatttacaaaatacaaGTTGTCACATGTTTTAGGGTCCATTTAgattgacttaagaaaaaaatgtttttcaagatactcatttttatttaaacacttttgacaaaaatggttgaaaatacatttcaaaagctattttgagtggttatcaaacactccaattttttCTGAAacgatttatttttaaattaagtacTTGAAAATGCATTCAAAACACATCTAATCAATCATGACTATGTAAAAGATTTCTTATTAAAGTTGTGGCAACATATTGTTAACATTTCTTTGTTTTTGCATGTTGTTGAAGAGTATGTTAAGTTGCATATGAAGGAGATTGAACTCATGGTTAAAGTGTGGTTATATTGTAGTTACAGAAAAGAGAAGATGATGTAGAAGACCAGAAAGAAGACAGTTGGAAAATCTAGCTTTTGATTTGAGGCTTCATCAAAAGTTATTTCTTGACAAAAATCATCCTTACTTTTTGAAAAGGGGAAGTCTAAGTATAaagttcataaatttttatCTCAAAAGATTATAAGTAGTGAAAGAACATCTATAGAAGATAATGATATCCATATATAGATTTTGAATTACTATAACAAAGAGGGCACCATTGTGATAGCAAAAACCATCCAAGGAAATCTGTGTTGGATCTTATTAGCAGTATTCAAAAGTTTTCTCTTAGGAATAATAATATTCCATAAGGCCTTATATGGGTTGTGGATTATAAAATGTGATTATTGTATGATTTTCAATGTATACTTTGTAGACATATTCACATGACATAAATGTCTTTTATTGCATTAAAGTTATTATTATGGCCAACTAATTAGATGTAGTTAGGTTGCACCTGGTCCATACATCCTATTTTTcttacatattaaaaaaataaaaaataattcaatttttttaagaagaaattGCTATATGGTAATTTTTTATTGGAGAAGCCTAAATTGTCTCGAACTTttctattattgttatttaaaattttgataaaaactaaCCTCGAATGACTATATTTAAAACTCAATTGGCTAAATTTggacaattaaaaatataaaagctaaaattgaataaaactcaaattaggATTAAAAAGGAAtgtaactaaaaaaaatataggtgACAGGTCTGAAATCTATGTTGTTAATAAGCTTCGAGTTTAtaa encodes:
- the LOC120083611 gene encoding uncharacterized protein At4g04980-like isoform X1 — its product is MATGGWCGLGPLLFRKKAYGLETHSSLPFSICPLGKWVCLKKTMKSSSYVFSKSYTKKPKPSKAARSKKSSRCKDNFVQMMELRKKIVILRDIIDLPPLERSASINELVVGTMEDLQKLYPEIISVIQYSEMKMTCIEQNLAHFCTALKSIGESWMLNHEWRDKSKYNLSSYQENASFKEIVESVLAIIDCIVSMANERFDVMDEFVNSKDSSYSRTSSFGKSSSSTDSCSETNSSCCSSPETPTSVLTNFRNSERKSSEKEKVSCSSPLLWSLRVQAVEKLNPIDVKHLLLPRLSHCGVNVCPAPTAVAIVEESMMDVDDKLTSVNTDAADANEEMEVCDVKEEKDLSWEASQEADGNEELEVSDIKEEKLNLSRANSQKDIAERTDDFVSQVAATVQEVPASELPNVVSKPLPPLPVVAPPPLAPPARAPQPSVVILQLPTPPAFPPPPPPPPPPMMQQSAVFAQQLSQPPPPLPPPMMQQNEVLALSQPPPPPPPPMMQRNEVLALSQPPPPPPMMQQNEVLALSQPPPPPPPMMQQNEVLALSQPPPPPPPPMIQQNEVLAQQIPQPPAPPSPPPMMQQNAALAQQLSQPPPPPPLPQMKEQPAAAAAPVAPPPPPQLLKVIETVIKVGVPPPPPPPSNVTGTTVRAGIPPPPPMAPSNGGAAPAPPPPMAQGNGFAPPPPPPGGALRSLRPKKTSTKLKRSHQLGNLYRTLKGKVEGSNQNLKSANGRKGSVGSSTGGKQGMADALAEMTKRSAYFQQIEDDVKKHAKSITELKSSISSFQSSDMNDVLIFHKQVESVLENLTDESQVLARFEGFPTKKLETMRIATALYLKLDAIVHQLQNWKFVSPMGQLLDRVESYFSKIKGEVDALERTKDEESKRFRSHGIQFDFSVLIRIKESMVDVSSSCMELALKEKRELKAAAAEKTQNGGRSENSNKAYSKMLWRAFQFAYRVYTFAGGHDDRADRLTRELALEIESESLHL
- the LOC120083611 gene encoding uncharacterized protein At4g04980-like isoform X2 — protein: MATGGWCGLGPLLFRKKAYGLETMKSSSYVFSKSYTKKPKPSKAARSKKSSRCKDNFVQMMELRKKIVILRDIIDLPPLERSASINELVVGTMEDLQKLYPEIISVIQYSEMKMTCIEQNLAHFCTALKSIGESWMLNHEWRDKSKYNLSSYQENASFKEIVESVLAIIDCIVSMANERFDVMDEFVNSKDSSYSRTSSFGKSSSSTDSCSETNSSCCSSPETPTSVLTNFRNSERKSSEKEKVSCSSPLLWSLRVQAVEKLNPIDVKHLLLPRLSHCGVNVCPAPTAVAIVEESMMDVDDKLTSVNTDAADANEEMEVCDVKEEKDLSWEASQEADGNEELEVSDIKEEKLNLSRANSQKDIAERTDDFVSQVAATVQEVPASELPNVVSKPLPPLPVVAPPPLAPPARAPQPSVVILQLPTPPAFPPPPPPPPPPMMQQSAVFAQQLSQPPPPLPPPMMQQNEVLALSQPPPPPPPPMMQRNEVLALSQPPPPPPMMQQNEVLALSQPPPPPPPMMQQNEVLALSQPPPPPPPPMIQQNEVLAQQIPQPPAPPSPPPMMQQNAALAQQLSQPPPPPPLPQMKEQPAAAAAPVAPPPPPQLLKVIETVIKVGVPPPPPPPSNVTGTTVRAGIPPPPPMAPSNGGAAPAPPPPMAQGNGFAPPPPPPGGALRSLRPKKTSTKLKRSHQLGNLYRTLKGKVEGSNQNLKSANGRKGSVGSSTGGKQGMADALAEMTKRSAYFQQIEDDVKKHAKSITELKSSISSFQSSDMNDVLIFHKQVESVLENLTDESQVLARFEGFPTKKLETMRIATALYLKLDAIVHQLQNWKFVSPMGQLLDRVESYFSKIKGEVDALERTKDEESKRFRSHGIQFDFSVLIRIKESMVDVSSSCMELALKEKRELKAAAAEKTQNGGRSENSNKAYSKMLWRAFQFAYRVYTFAGGHDDRADRLTRELALEIESESLHL